One window of Sporocytophaga myxococcoides DSM 11118 genomic DNA carries:
- a CDS encoding circularly permuted type 2 ATP-grasp protein: MKDSIQLNGNSIFSSYDSEKNLYDEVFDQTGKVKKYYQKVLSLFNKLTLQDLKKLNEFARASFFNQGVTFAVYSDNLKGVERIFPFDLFPRIIPLKEWENLEKGIIQRNRAINMFLYDIYHDRKVLKDKIVPSELIFSSNYYLKEMIGFTPPGKVYTHISGTDLIKHKDGEYYVLEDNLRCPSGVSYVLSNREAMKRTLSKVFSSYNIKPVHDYPEQLLSMIQSVAPEGVDNPTCVVLTPGMYNSAYYEHSFLAQSMGIQLVEGRDLYVDKNFVYMKTLHGAKRVDVIYRRVDDDFIDPLCFKADSVLGIPGLMGCYREGNVTLINAPGTGAVDDKAVYTYIPDIIKYYLSEEPILKNVHTYRCELEDDLKYVMENMENLVVKPVDESGGYGIFMGHKSTAEQRKEFQDRIKSNPRKYIAQPIMSLSVHSTFIEESEFFEPRHIDLRSFCLMGKNKDFVLKGGLSRVALKKGSLIVNSSQGGGSKDTWVLEG; encoded by the coding sequence ATGAAAGACAGCATCCAACTCAATGGCAATTCAATTTTCTCCTCCTACGATTCGGAGAAAAACCTTTATGATGAGGTCTTCGACCAAACCGGTAAGGTAAAAAAGTACTACCAGAAAGTTTTATCTTTATTCAACAAACTTACATTACAAGACTTAAAGAAGCTGAATGAATTTGCAAGGGCTTCCTTTTTCAACCAGGGAGTTACATTTGCTGTCTATTCGGATAATTTGAAAGGTGTTGAGCGGATCTTCCCTTTTGACTTATTCCCAAGAATTATCCCGTTAAAAGAATGGGAAAACCTGGAGAAAGGCATTATTCAAAGAAACAGAGCAATCAATATGTTTCTTTATGATATATACCATGACAGGAAGGTTTTAAAAGATAAAATCGTCCCCTCTGAACTTATATTTTCATCCAATTATTACCTGAAGGAAATGATTGGCTTCACTCCTCCTGGCAAAGTCTATACACACATTTCCGGAACAGACCTGATTAAGCACAAAGATGGAGAATATTATGTACTGGAAGACAATCTTCGTTGTCCTTCAGGTGTAAGCTATGTGCTTTCTAATAGAGAAGCGATGAAAAGAACTTTATCGAAAGTATTTTCAAGCTACAACATAAAACCAGTCCATGATTATCCGGAGCAGCTGTTATCCATGATTCAATCCGTAGCACCGGAGGGAGTAGATAATCCGACATGTGTCGTACTCACTCCTGGAATGTATAATTCTGCATACTATGAACATTCATTTCTTGCACAAAGCATGGGTATTCAACTTGTGGAAGGAAGGGATCTGTATGTCGACAAAAATTTTGTCTACATGAAAACCCTTCACGGAGCTAAAAGAGTGGACGTAATTTACAGACGTGTAGATGATGACTTTATTGATCCGTTATGCTTCAAAGCAGATTCCGTACTTGGCATCCCTGGATTAATGGGCTGCTACAGAGAAGGAAATGTGACTCTCATCAACGCACCTGGCACTGGAGCTGTGGATGATAAAGCTGTCTACACCTACATTCCTGACATTATTAAATATTATCTTTCAGAAGAACCAATATTGAAAAATGTACACACCTATCGCTGTGAGCTGGAAGATGACCTAAAGTATGTAATGGAAAACATGGAAAACCTTGTCGTAAAACCAGTAGACGAATCGGGAGGATATGGCATATTCATGGGACATAAATCTACAGCTGAGCAGAGAAAAGAGTTTCAGGATAGAATTAAAAGCAACCCCAGAAAATATATCGCTCAGCCTATCATGTCTTTGTCCGTACATTCGACCTTCATTGAAGAATCTGAGTTTTTTGAACCAAGACATATCGATTTAAGAAGCTTTTGCCTGATGGGTAAAAATAAAGACTTTGTTCTTAAGGGCGGGTTATCAAGAGTAGCTTTAAAAAAGGGAAGCCTTATTGTAAACTCCTCTCAGGGCGGGGGATCTAAAGATACTTGGGTATTAGAAGGTTAG
- a CDS encoding Crp/Fnr family transcriptional regulator yields the protein MESLIKFFDQVEPLSENSKDILRSFLYTEKLKKGNFFLELGTICNKIGFVKSGIIRVQFFNEMGEEFTRYFIGEGHFAVDLTSFNDKTPSKEYLQALTDMELVMITREAMECFAANISNWNSIIRKLTEKALLEKLKLSNEMVLDDAYTRYQKLMERQPEIVQRIPLNIIASYLGVSQYTLSRIRKRYR from the coding sequence ATGGAGAGTTTAATAAAGTTTTTCGATCAGGTCGAGCCTCTGAGTGAAAATAGTAAAGATATTTTACGGAGTTTTTTATATACAGAAAAATTAAAAAAAGGTAACTTTTTTCTGGAGTTGGGTACCATCTGTAATAAGATAGGTTTTGTTAAGTCGGGAATAATCAGAGTACAGTTTTTTAATGAGATGGGTGAAGAATTTACCAGGTATTTTATTGGTGAAGGACATTTTGCTGTTGATCTGACAAGTTTTAATGATAAAACTCCATCAAAAGAATACCTTCAAGCTCTTACAGATATGGAGCTGGTTATGATCACAAGAGAAGCAATGGAGTGTTTTGCTGCCAATATTTCAAACTGGAATAGTATTATAAGAAAGCTCACAGAGAAAGCGCTTTTAGAGAAACTAAAACTAAGTAATGAAATGGTGCTGGATGATGCCTATACCAGATATCAGAAGCTTATGGAAAGACAGCCAGAAATTGTGCAAAGGATTCCCTTGAATATTATCGCGTCTTACCTGGGGGTTAGTCAATATACATTAAGTCGGATAAGAAAGCGATATAGGTGA
- a CDS encoding alpha-E domain-containing protein: MLSRIANSLLWMGRYLERAQHTARYVNVHYFSALDAPNLSKKEYVLDSISCMTGLSYEYDEDILNLEDQNLIYKITLDETNPVSIKSFINNARENARGARDILSSELWESINKFYHSANAYQGKTLTEEEILSFTEMVVHQCAIVNGYIDHSLLHDETWSLIQLGIHTEAAGQLTRMLIAKVRDIEKTEQLKLGKAMETYQCIAMLKSAEGYDMSRVHYKSVPNLKKALEFLILNKDFPRSIIFNLEAVNNCLQKISLVKGEEKGSVEFFAGKLQASYSYLTIEEIQDQILPFLEKTLDNLYKLGSLVDQKIS, translated from the coding sequence ATGCTATCAAGAATCGCAAATAGCCTGCTCTGGATGGGACGTTACCTTGAGAGAGCTCAACATACTGCCCGTTATGTTAATGTTCATTATTTTTCTGCTTTGGATGCTCCTAATCTTTCCAAAAAGGAATATGTTCTGGATTCCATTTCATGCATGACAGGCCTCAGTTATGAATACGATGAAGATATTCTTAACCTCGAAGATCAGAATCTTATCTATAAGATTACCCTTGATGAGACCAATCCGGTTTCCATCAAATCTTTTATCAACAATGCAAGAGAGAATGCCAGAGGAGCCAGAGATATTCTCTCTTCAGAGCTTTGGGAATCTATCAATAAGTTTTACCATAGTGCAAATGCATATCAAGGCAAGACACTTACTGAAGAAGAGATACTTAGCTTTACTGAAATGGTCGTGCATCAGTGCGCTATTGTAAATGGTTATATTGATCACAGCCTCCTCCATGATGAGACATGGTCGCTTATACAATTGGGCATTCATACTGAAGCCGCTGGACAACTTACACGTATGCTGATAGCAAAGGTTCGTGACATTGAAAAAACAGAACAGTTGAAGCTCGGGAAAGCTATGGAAACTTATCAGTGTATTGCAATGCTAAAAAGTGCGGAAGGATATGATATGAGTAGGGTCCATTATAAATCGGTACCAAATCTGAAAAAAGCTCTAGAGTTTCTTATTCTTAATAAAGATTTCCCAAGATCCATTATCTTTAACCTGGAAGCAGTGAATAATTGTCTCCAGAAAATCAGTCTTGTGAAAGGTGAAGAAAAAGGTTCTGTGGAATTCTTTGCGGGAAAACTTCAGGCTTCATATAGTTACCTCACTATAGAAGAAATTCAGGACCAGATACTACCCTTTCTTGAGAAAACACTTGATAATTTATATAAACTGGGATCGCTGGTGGACCAGAAAATTTCTTAA
- a CDS encoding SDR family oxidoreductase, which produces MTQKTVVITGVSSGIGNATARLYLSKGYRVFGSVRNVNDAQSLKALFGLNFYPLVMDVCKWDEIEKCSEFVRKELNGRPLDCLINNAGMALAGPLEYQDIQEIQNIFDVNVIGLIKVTRAFLPMLKVKDLSSNRSGKIINISSVAGKISAPFLGAYASSKHAVEAISASFRRELMPYGIDVIIIGPGNVRTPIWSKAARLNAFDHTGYKKAYRNFIDYALTEEKKGMAPEEIAEVILKASETGQASVRYAPVAQKVINWILPRSLSDRTLDKIFYKNFKMGV; this is translated from the coding sequence ATGACTCAAAAAACGGTTGTGATTACCGGCGTTTCTTCCGGTATTGGAAACGCTACTGCCAGACTTTATTTATCGAAGGGATATAGAGTGTTTGGATCTGTAAGAAATGTCAATGATGCTCAAAGCCTGAAAGCCTTATTCGGTCTTAATTTTTACCCTTTAGTAATGGATGTCTGTAAATGGGATGAAATTGAAAAGTGTTCGGAATTTGTAAGGAAAGAACTGAACGGTCGCCCACTTGATTGTCTGATTAATAATGCTGGAATGGCCTTGGCTGGTCCTCTTGAATATCAGGATATTCAGGAGATACAGAATATATTTGATGTAAATGTAATAGGGCTGATCAAGGTAACAAGGGCTTTTTTGCCAATGCTGAAAGTAAAAGACCTGAGCTCAAATAGATCGGGAAAAATAATTAACATCAGTTCTGTTGCCGGGAAAATATCAGCACCATTTCTAGGTGCATATGCTTCGTCCAAACATGCCGTTGAGGCAATATCTGCAAGTTTCAGAAGGGAGCTTATGCCTTATGGAATAGATGTTATTATCATTGGCCCGGGTAATGTGCGTACTCCTATTTGGAGTAAAGCTGCAAGGTTGAACGCATTTGATCATACCGGCTATAAAAAGGCATACAGAAATTTTATTGATTATGCACTGACAGAGGAAAAAAAAGGGATGGCTCCTGAGGAGATTGCTGAAGTGATATTGAAAGCCAGCGAGACAGGACAGGCCTCTGTGAGGTATGCCCCAGTAGCACAGAAAGTAATTAACTGGATTTTGCCAAGGTCATTGTCTGATCGGACTTTAGATAAAATTTTCTACAAAAATTTTAAAATGGGAGTTTGA